Proteins co-encoded in one Dama dama isolate Ldn47 chromosome 2, ASM3311817v1, whole genome shotgun sequence genomic window:
- the LOC133067736 gene encoding mas-related G-protein coupled receptor member D-like — MNETLLWAPGPLGLGQAIGESSPKGKELGAARWVLSTMILFTCAGGVVGNGLVVWLLGSQGQRSPFSVYVLHLGVADLLFLLCMASKVIMNCFQLGATGHMALEMVSRGKYFTYTAGLSLLTAISMQRCLSVLFPIWYKCRRPQHLSAVVCALLWALSLLLNTLAAFFCSEFWGWDKWHCFTIDLVISVLLMGVFTPLMAGSSLILCVRVQRSSTKTHRRPTRLYATILACVLVFLVFALPLGIHWFFIYWLDLPKRMKTLSGLLARLFSALSSSANPVIYFLVGRRKSRGLREPLGAVLRRALREEPELEGREPPFTTTTTDPGA, encoded by the coding sequence ATGAATGAAACTCTGCTCTGGGCCCCGGGgcccctgggcctgggccagGCCATCGGCGAGAGCAGCCCCAAGGGGAAGGAGCTGGGCGCCGCCCGCTGGGTGCTGAGCACGATGATCCTGTTCACCTGTGCGGGTGGCGTTGTGGGCAATGGCCTGGTGGTCTGGCTGCTGggctcccaggggcagaggagcccctTCAGTGTCTATGTCCTCCACCTGGGCGTGGCggacctcctcttcctcctctgcatGGCCTCCAAGGTCATCATGAATTGCTTCCAGCTGGGTGCCACAGGCCACATGGCCCTGGAGATGGTGAGCAGGGGGAAGTACTTCACCTACACGGCCGGCCTGAGCCTGCTGACCGCCATCAGCATGCAGCGCTGCCTCTCCGTCCTCTTCCCCATCTGGTACAAGTGTCGCCGGCCCCAGCACCTGTCGGCCGTGGTGTGCGCCCTACTTTGGGCGCTGTCCCTCCTGCTCAACACGCTGGCCGCGTTCTTCTGCAGTGAATTCTGGGGCTGGGACAAGTGGCACTGCTTCACGATTGACTTGGTCATCAGCGTCCTCCTCATGGGGGTCTTCACGCCCCTGATGGCCGGGTCTAGCCTCATCCTCTGCGTGCGGGTGCAGAGGAGCTCCACGAAGACCCACCGGCGGCCCACGCGGCTGTACGCGACCATCCTGGCCTGCGTCTTGGTGTTCCTCGTCTTCGCCCTGCCCCTCGGCATCCATTGGTTCTTCATCTACTGGCTGGACCTGCCCAAGCGGATGAAGACTCTCTCCGGCCTACTTGCACGCCTCTTCTCGGCCTTGAGCAGCAGCGCCAACCCGGTCATCTACTTCTTGGTGGGCAGGCGGAAGAGCCGGGGTCTACGGGAGCCCCTGGGGGCCGTGCTGCGCAGGGCGCTGAGGGAGGAGCCGGAGCTAGAGGGGAGGGAGCCgcccttcaccaccaccaccaccgacCCGGGGGCCTGA